One Balaenoptera acutorostrata chromosome 5, mBalAcu1.1, whole genome shotgun sequence genomic window, gcaCAAGCTCTGAAGGATAGTAAATTTTGGCTCCTAATCAACTCTCTCATTTTTAAGACaggaagtaaaatgaaaaattatttgcctttggaggaaaaaaggaagtctTTGCCATGATTATATCTGCGAATTACTGGTTTTCTAAATCCCACAGAAATAGCAGCGTCCAGTTTTAAACTGTTAAATAATATAAGGACACCCTAAATTATGAATTGTTTTTAAGAGAGAATGTAATCTATGACATAATTAAAAccaataattttattattgtctATTAGAGAAAAGTCCACCTTCCTCTTAACGTTCAACGTGAACAAGTCTGAACATTTTTTTATGtgaaacatatttttatgtgaaGCCATAAAGTCCCAAACACAAGTATGGCGAAAGACTAAAGAGAGAAGTAATGGAGATTTTGGTTTCTTCTGCATGTGAGGTGAGCATATCTACTTGTCCTAGACTGAAGTAGTGTGGTGCAGTCACCCCCAGTTTgtaatatgtgtctttttcttggAAGAGCTGGTTTTAGGGCACTTGTCCCTTTAAGGGGTTGGAGCTTCAGTTAATTGCATGGGTGTGGTTTTACCCACAGGAAGCTACGTTTTTTACTCTCTCTCCTTTGTCCCTTAGTGTCTTTCTTATTCCTGGAAGACTGCCTGGAAAGAAGGGCATTGTAGGAACCACAACAGCCTGTACTTCCACAGTTCTGTTTCATGAAGAAGGTCAAGGTCATTTACATTTTGGCTGTAAAATGTAGAAGCTGACCTTCAAACCAAGAGGAAGCACCAGCTTTACAATTTGTCCAGGAAACTCTAATCTTAATATTTCAAAGATGTACATGCTTGATAACCTTTTAAAGATCAACTAGGTCAAGGAGTGTATTCTGTGGTGACTACTTTGGATAGTTCTACAGTGTAATGCACTTTGAAAATTACATAATCAATGGAAAGAAAAGACTAGAATCATTTCAGTAGAATTGGATACTACACCTCAGAATTCAAAACTCATTTTGGTGAGCAGTGGAAGGTAAACCTGACACATATGCCCTGATTTACctaataaagtcttaaaaatgcAGCAAAACTATTAGTTAAAATAAACTTTCACATAAGTACAGTTACTTAGGAGCACTCTAAAGATCAGTGTCTTTGGCTTAGCCTGTTGCCTCTGCAATTTACTTGCTACTCCAACTGTACGTGCTGGAGAACGCATAAATTATGTTATGGCTTTTTCCTGGGGAAACCAAGTCATCTTCAGAGTCATGACATGACTCCGATGAAATCGGTCCAATAGTTTCAAGCCACAGAGCACTTTCTCTGTTATACATAGTCATGGTTCATTTATTGCAGAGATTCCCAAACACCTTTGGTCGTGACATACTCCAAATAGCCTAATCTGCACAGAAGACTGGAATCAATGGAGAGGATGCTCATAGCCGTAGGGCTGGGACAGCAgctttcccagcctccttcccaTGCGCCTGAGAACGAAGAGCCTTCACATCCTGTACACTTACAGTCCACCTCTAGGCACATCAGTTGATCTATTTAGAGCTACTTTACTGACTCATCTGTGCAGTCCAGATACCTATCACCTACAGTCAATCATCACATTTTGGAGTTGAACGGGACCTAAGAAAACCTTTGGAGTGACCATTCAATTCACAGATAAGACAACCTAGGAAGAAAGCATCAGCGTGAtagagtggggaagggaaggattttGGAAGCAGAACTAGGTCTTAATCTTGGGGTTTCTGTTTAGTATGTCTGTGATCTTAGCTATGCTACTAAACCACTTGGagtctcatctgcaaaacaggaatAATTATACTTAACTTGCtataatattttaagattagAAACAACGCATGTGTGCCACACACCACATACCTAGCATGGTGTGTGGCACATAATTAATTGCTAATTTGCTAAGTGACTTTCCCAGTTTATAGAGCAAGACAGAAGGCCTGAATTAAAATTCTACACCTAGCTCCCAGCTCAGTGCATTGTTCATACATTGTGATGTCTtggatatttcaaaatattttgaccTCTTATGTTAAGGATGAATATTTGTGTTCCCCCCTCCAAATTAATATTCTGAAAACttaacccccaaagtgatggttTTAGAGGTAgggtctttaggaggtaattaggtttaggtgaagtcatgagggtggagcccctgTGATgaaattagtgtccttataagaggaagaagAGATCGGAGTTCTCTTCATCATGTGAAGgagcagtgagaaggcagccatctgcaaaccaggaagaaggccctcaccagacaccaaatgggctggtaccttgatcttggacttctcagcctccagaactgtgaaaaatagatgtctgttgtttaagtcacccagtcaaTGGTGTTTTGTTATACCAGCCTGAGTTGACTAATACACTTTACTTCTACATACTTGAGTTTCCTGATGGTGTTGTCAGTCACCAATTAAGTGGTTATCAACTCCCACTTTATTGTAGAAAGTAAACCCAAGGGAAAAGAGATCTTTTGGTAAGAATCCCCAAAGCAACCAATATTTGGAGAGCACTTACAGTTTTCAGAGACTTAGAGCCTCTGAATAACCTTGAGGAATTGCAGCCATCCATGTTTTCACCACCCTTGATATACAGATGAGGCAGCCTCAGTCAAAGAAGCTAAGGATGGCCAAGGCTTACCACCTCTGCATAACAAATAGAGGCTGTCCCCAGTCTTATATTTCCACTGCTCTAAGTGCTTCACTGCTGGATTTTGCAGATGACTCTAGATGAAGATGTTGATAGTTCAGACCCCTAACTATACACAGCAGATCAGGATGTAAGTGATTAGAGAAGCAGGAATAAGACACACAATGATGGTGAAGGCAGTTATGATGGAGGCATGACAAAAGCAGGCACAGGAGGAAACTGTAGGGCAGGGAGCTAAGAAATGCATGAGCTGAAGTCTTCTCCAGATGTTTTCAAGCCATCCAGGTTAATTGTAATTTGCTAAAAAGAATTCTGTGATCTGAGGCCTCTGCAAAGTGGCAAGCTGCCACCTAACAGTATCACAGCATGCCTTAGGCACAGACTAAGTTTTTCTAGTGTTTTGATAAGATGAAAGAGTATTTTACGAAGTATTACTTAGCTCTTCATTAAACTAAAAAGTTGAAGTGATGGAtcaaaaaaaagttgaaatgatCAAGTTCAACAAATATTCGTGATATTTGTGATAATCTGAATAGATATAGGCCAAAATCATTGGGAGAACTGATTTGTCACGTAAAGTTGCTACGTTTATTTACCTTGTTTCGAAGACAGAGGAGGTATAAAAATTTAAGGGATTAAGATTAATATAAAAAACGATTACAGAAACGAATCCACATATATTTAGCCTTGTGGGGCCTAAGAAAACATAGGCTGAATTTACTGAAATAGATGTGCTGTTAAAAATAGAGGACTGATCCAGTGAAATCTGCCTTCAACTCCTTCTCCCTTTGGCAAATCACTTGTTCTTTTCAGatgaatttttctcatttatgaaaGATTGCACTAGCCTTTGGTTTAGCATTTCATTTTAAACTTACTTAATAGAATGATCTAGGTAttaaatggtaaaaataatttcaatttattggacatgttatatatatatcagatattCTGCTGGACTCTACCTGTGCTCATGTGTATTATCTGTAATCTACACTACAGCCAGGCAAAGTGAGTAGTATAAGTCTCATTTCATATGAGGGGGAACTCAGGCTCAGTTCATTTGATGATTGGCTTAGATTAGAATCCAGCCTTGTCTGCTTGTAAATCCTATGCTCCTTCTTCACCATATACATTCTGATATAAAGGGGTGTATAGATGTTTGATGTTCCAGCCAATTTAAATATACAGTACGACTCActcatttattctacaaatattgatTGAAATTTTATTATGTTCCAGGTACTGTGATAAGAGCTGAGTCTACACTGAAGAACACAACCAACAAGTGACCCCTACCCTCTTGGGGTTTTACCATTCTGTAGAGGACTTTGGTGCTAACTATTCTAGTAAGGAGAAAAACACAAATGATTGTTCGTGATAGGTGCTATTTCAAGTCTCTACATGCTtactttaagaaaagaaaaaaattataattatgaaaaataagacTATAATGCAGCCCTTTTGattcttgcattttgtctctaGAGGTTGCAAAGAAATTTCTCATGGAGATATTCTTTCAACCCCTTCTTCAAAAGATAGAGAATAAGTCATTCCACCCCAGGGAAACATATACACTGACATCTCCTTCTGAATACCCACCATAGGTAGTCTCCCTAACTCTGCTCCTTGAGACAGGGTCTTTGACTAcatctagaaagaaaaataattgagaatgtttccatttttgcAAAGAAGTCACTTAAAAAATACTAATAGCATGAGAGGCACAGGTACACAATTTCCaggaattgactttttttttgcttaacattTTTAACATTGTTATTAGTTAGCAGAGAATTAAACAGCTCtgagtgtttatttattttgggaaatGTGAACTAATTAAAGGTAACATCTATGTatctaattaataattaaaatttatggtCCCcccaatatgttttcttttatttcaaaatgcaaTTTAGCAGACTCTACTATTCATTGTCCTAGGTACAGACTAATGAGATTTGTGGTCTCTAATCTATCTTGATCTCAATCTGTCTGTCAACCTCTCTGCCCTATTTATGCTGAATTTGGCCAAATCTTGAACCTAGTAGTTACTGCAGTTTCTCCCCATTCATTACTAACCCCAACCTGGCTTTGATGCACctgtttctattttaaatgaatcTCAAAGTGGAAGATAATCATGTCCAATTTCCACCCATCCTGAGAGTAAAAATCTTTCAGTCAAGTGGAGAACTTCACTGTggaattttcagtttcctttaaaTGGGGCTTAGTCTAAGTAGACTTGCCCAGATGTGCCTGAAAAAGAGTGTCaaaaggaaaagatcaaaataaagGCACTAATGAAGCCAAGAAGAGTTGCCTATTGTTCTTGACTCTTAgatcctttctttaaaatgaaatgctTGCCTGACAAGGATTCAAGTGCTTGCCTTTCTTGACAAAGGCTAACTCAATGTGTTGACATAGGAAGCCTCACATTCAGACTGTGCTAAAGGGAAAGgtcatttaaataaaactttcaatAGCCCAAGTTCCTGACTTGTAGGTTGGAGGTTCTTATGCCAACTTTCTCCAAGCATGAGAAGTGACTTCGAGTGTAGATACCATTGTCGTTACATTAAAGTAGGGGACTCACGCTGTGTGTATTTCCAGGATGGAGAGTTagttcctccttctcttcttcccatgCAGGCAGAGAAGAGAGTCCTCCTCCCAAACCTCCCTGACTTCAAAGGAAATGTTGTATTCCTGTCTCCTCCTAGTGTCAGGACAGGGGTGGAATTAGAGAATTTAGGCAGACAAGGTCTCtcctttctagaaaaaaaataggcaatatatagaaatatgtatatatatataacatatatagaaaCTTCTCTAGATTTCTATATGTGGATTGCTATAGAAATCTTATCTACATGTCTATATATAGAAACGTATAAGAAACATATAGAGAAACTTATCcaaaaacatgtatatattttgaaattttggaaaaatatggCAGCAATCCAATTTTCATTGTAGAGGAAAGGAAGCTTAACTCTGAGTTAGAAAACCTGGATATCTCCTAGTCAGGGGACCTTGAGAAGCACATGAAACCTCTAAATCCAGATTAGTTTCCTCATTGGTACACTAACGGCTGTCCTACTTACCAGATTATTGTGAGCATgaaataaagtaatatatatgAAAGTGATTGAAAGACTGTGATGCCCTATGCAATGGTCAGGTATTAAGTATGACACCTGCTTTTACTTGCCTGCACTGGTCACCATCTTGGCTTATGTGCCTTAAGGCCATGTGAGGAGCTCTACAAAATTTATATTGGAAACCAAAGGAGAATGTGATttgatctataaaaatatttgttttgtctATAACATTTGgagctaaagagcaaaaaaaaaaaaaagaatgtttgcaaatgaagtagaaaaaaagtTAGCATGATGCCCTAGTCAAGGGAGTAATTACATATTTCAAGGTGAAAAGTGCAAGTCGCAGGAGATAACAATTCACTGGTGCAGGACAGCTGTGGGCTTAATCTCAGCAGCCCAGCCAACTGGTACCAGCTCTGCTGTCACTCatcacctcctcctccctctgctgttCTGTGAAAGCCATGGAGATTCTTGGCATGTACCTGCAGTAAACTGGAGTTTGGATCTTCTCTTATCAATATATCGGCAAACTGAAATTATCTCAATTAAATTGAACACTGAAGCAGAGTAATTGATCTGAACAGATATGGGTTCACTCCCTAAACATCAGGATCAGTACAAATTTTCATGCCTGTGTTAGCGCACACCACACTCGATTCACTAGCAAACATACAAGTGTATCCTGGAATAACCATCATACTTTCAGTGTGTTCGGCTTTGCTCTTAACCATTCGCCTTAGcttgcttcttttccttttttggccaAAGACACCCACATGTGTTTGCTGGCACGTCTATGTTTCTATAATCAGTCTGCACAAGTGTGCACAGCCTGCAGGCTACACTCATCCTTGATGTTTCCCAGTTTCACCCAGACACCATGTACAAAGGCAGGTTCCATGCACTTTTTCAAGGCTCAGTTCAGAATGGCCATGCCCCACTGGCCCTCTTAGGTTCTCCTCTGCAAACATGGATGCTGGTTGGTGCTATGTTTACATGCTGATGTGTTTGCTAAAATTCTGGAGGTTGTGTTTTCTCAACCATGGTTTCTGGGTTTTATACTATGTGTATGTTTAGGGCTTGGAGTAGAGAAGAATTActggtatttttatatttctgaactACTTCCTTCAAAATCCAATTGCCTATTAATATTACTCAGGCACCATGTATCCTAGCTTGTTGCATTCTCTGTTCTAAATATTTTGATATCTCTTGTTTGAAAAGAGGTAGTTAAAACACTTCTGCAATAGGTAAGTGTACAGAGACCATGAGAATAAATTTGTGACATTTTCTTGCCAAATGAGTATCAAGATGTGGCATAGAAGGCAGCGGGAAGGCGTTGCCCGGAAGAGTTTCCTTACGGAACGGTCAGCTCCAAAACCCATTCCCCAGGGGCTCAGGACTGACTAGTTCCTGAGGCAATCTTGACCACTGCAAAGCAGATGAGGAATAGAGCCTGATGCAATGTGATGGCCATCCGCCTAGAAGCCCGAGGATTCAGAGAAGCAGGGGAAATTGACCCAGACAGACATCGGGACTATGGCAGACTTTTCTAAGGAGACCTTTGAGTCCTTTACTGATGAGGTGCAGAGTTCCGGTTCATTCAGTTCCTCTGGAGGACGGCAGCCTTGGTCCTATGCCTCTGGGAGTAAATCCGAGAGTGGAACGCCGACTTCACGCTTGCAATATGGAGACAACCAATCTGAGTTTTCACacttcaaaaataatgaaaagaagttGAGCAGAAAATGGATCAACAACCTCAAGGGCAAGGAAACGAACTCTGGCCAGTACCAACCAGACACTAAACTTGAAACAGAAATCACTCAGGCATCCCTTGAAGAATTGAATGCCCTGCAGTCTTTCTGCACCTTTAAGATAAACCTAATCCATCATAGTGCGAACTCTAAGGGGAAAAAGAGCAGCAGACATAAAAAGCTGCAGCTTGGATCGGATGCAGAGGCTCCAGAGGTAGATGCCTTAAACTGTACTGTCCCCGGTGAGCTTTTGAAcagaatctattttaaaaacttgaggACAACACCCAAAGAGGTGGTAACAGCTAAGCAACACATTTCTTCTCGGTGTCCCAACTGTAACAGGAAAAGAGCGGAACTGGCCCAATCTGCCTTCCTGAAACAGAAGAAGACTTTACTGGAGTCACTTCTACTCCAAGAGAAAATAGATGAACATCTTCATATGAAAGACTTTCTTACCCTTATTGGAGAAATACATCAGAGCCTTCCCAGGCTTTCCGATGACCCCAGAATAATCTGGGAAAGACTGAAGGAGAAAAGTCAGATTGGTTACTCTGGGTTTGAAAGGTCAGATATAAAGCGGGAGATGTAGCAGAATGGAAATAGTGCTTGTCATCACCTTTTTTGTCCGCCAATTTTCAAACCTCTTACTCTTAACTAAACAAGGGATGGTGTTTATTAATGATAATGTGTAATGTGGATAAATGTTTTGTTGTGTATTTGAATAATTATCATCATTTCTGTAATAGGAGCAGAGCATTTGGCCTGACCGTTAGCATGACCGTTATCGCGAGACCCTGAGCCAACAGTCAGCTCGCAGTGGTTCTCGCAGCAGAGAGTGTGGTGAGAGGTGAGAGGCGGTTGCAGGGCCTGGGACAGGCTGAGGGCCGGGTCCCGCAGAGCCCCAGAGCCCTCGCCGCAGCCGCCCGCTAGCCAGGCCCAGACCTTGAAGCAGCGAAGCAGCAGCGAACCTCTCCCCCATCCCGACGTCTGCAACCTAATGGCGGCGGGCGGTCTCCATGGGTCGCAGTCCGTGGAGGCCTCAGCACCTGGAGTATATGGGCACTGCCGTTGAGGTAACAGCTTCAACCCGCTTCAGTCTCTGCATTCAAGTTTCAAAAGTTGATGCAGCTTAGATCAGTTGTCTCCCCCTAGGAGGTGGCCAGAGGCCAGGGTTAAGTTGTAAGGACATTGCACGTCATTAGCAGGTCCACCTCTGTGGTTGGGCTCTTCTCAAAGAAGGGCAGTTGCTGTGAGCTGGGGATTCACCTGATGGGCATTTGCTACAACACGTATTCCTGTCGATCGTATACAAACGATTCTCTCCAGGTTAAATGAAAAGCCTGAGGGCCGGCTGGGTCCTGGCCGCCTGGCTCCCTCATTGATGAtggctgggcagggtctggggacctggccctgagggCGCTGCCAGCTGCCCCCTCACCCAGGCCTGGGCGCTGGCGGGATGACCCAGACTGGGTGCTGGATGAAAGCTCCTGGGCAGGGTAACTGGCCCGCACAGGGACCCCCTCCTGTAAGCCAGGGCCTGGACCTCGGAGGGTGAAAGTTGAGCCTTGGGACCTTGCCCTTTCTTGttagaacagagaataacatttgtttcgGTGGAGGTTTATAAGAACACCGTGACCTGgcctcaagaacaaaggatccAACACCTTTGTTACTTTGTTAGAAGTTTGTAACAACTAACCATGCCCCTCCCTATAAAAGGGCTATAAAAGGACTTTGATGAAAGCTTTCCAGGCGTTCAGGGTTTTTAAGGCATGAGTTACcagtctccttgcatggccctgcaataaacctttctgtgctccaaactctgacgttttggtattgtttggcctcagtGTGTGCCGGGCACTCGGACTTAAGTTCGATAATATTTCTACAGGTACTCTGGAAACTTAAGAGTTTACTGTGCTTCCTTCACGGATTTGAGGACTAAAGACTTTCCACccagtattttttcagattctagaGGGCAACATTTTCTAGTTGAAATAGTTACAAAGTTTTTATAACAATCCAGGAGAGAGATGCTGGCAATTTGGACTAGGGTTTCGACAGTACAGATAGAAATAGAGATCTAAGAAATACTTAGAAGGTAATAATTGACATTCTTTGGTGAAGAAATGGATATGGGGGTTTAATAAAAGGTAAATGTTAAGAATGTTACTAAGTTTCTGACTTGTGCATTTGGATGAATGATAATTCATTAAGATAGGAGCATTGGAAGAGGATGATGTTTGATTAAGAGGGTGATTATTTGGACATGGTTAGTTTGAGGAATATTTGAGACATTCATATTGAGAGATTGAGAAACATTTGGTTATTTGTGCTTGCAATCTGGAGAAAAGGTCCTGAGGGGGTGGGGATCACTGGCATATATGTCATAGATGTGGTGAGCTCTTCTAGAAGAAAGGAGAATGACAGGAGAAGAAGGGCTATGACCAACTCCTGAGAACTTCTACCCACCAATTAATGGCTGAGTAGAGGAGAATAAGACAGCAAAGGAGGTTGAGAAGAAGTCATCATAGAAGGATAAAGGAAACCAGGAAAGAGTCGTGTcagagagaccaaagaaagagaacATTTCAAGAAGGATGGGTTGTCTAAGCATGCCAATGCCACAGAGTTCACAGGAGATGATTTAGTCATGTGTTTGCTTCTTTGACTTAACAACAGC contains:
- the LOC103000593 gene encoding LOW QUALITY PROTEIN: uncharacterized protein C8orf48-like (The sequence of the model RefSeq protein was modified relative to this genomic sequence to represent the inferred CDS: deleted 1 base in 1 codon; substituted 1 base at 1 genomic stop codon) gives rise to the protein MADFSKETFESFTDEVQSSGSFSSSGGRQPWSYASGSKSESGTPTSRLQYGDNQSEFSHFKNNEKKLSRKWINNLKGKETNSGQYQPDTKLETEITQASLEELNALQSFCTFKINLIHHSANSKGKKSSRHKKLQLGSDAEAPEVDALNCTVPGELLNRIYFKNLRTTPKEVVTAKQHISSRCPNCNRKRAELAQSAFLKQKKTLLESLLLQEKIDEHLHMKDFLTLIGEIHQSLPRLSDDPRIIWERLKEKSQIGYSGFERSDIKREMXQNGNSACHHLFCPPIFKPLTLTKQGMVFINDNV